From Mytilus edulis chromosome 8, xbMytEdul2.2, whole genome shotgun sequence, one genomic window encodes:
- the LOC139485321 gene encoding neuronal membrane glycoprotein M6-b-like, whose translation MACENIGNCAFASLISALLVFFGVGVYCGTLYRALQIFITQILEDIFGFNVPWLEVIQIVFVVIGVVMGLFAILLLVFGFLATGATRKNVYSGNKCIMGGRVSAGFFMCISYLLNLVWIGMLGVGVVPVVAYLMVSSRCDNSVYNKYQTGQVTCINLNHYGIYRNQSYIAIGQLPPGKESVCDPNDLRRLCDKIAEAGPLFCVACAGAIVIIMGMTNFLLTLATNYTRLKISKELTEYRDAVDMEELELNSRDGGSR comes from the exons ATGG CTTGTGAGAACATTGGCAATTGTGCCTTTGCCTCGTTGATATCAGCCTTATTGGTATTTTTTGGAGTTGGTGTATACTGTGGAACACTGTACAGAGCCTTACAGATATTTATTACGCAGATTCTGGAGGATATCTTTGGATTTAATGTACCAtg GCTAGAAGTCATACAGATTGTTTTTGTTGTCATAGGTGTTGTCATGGGATTGTTTGCAATTCTCCTTTTGGTGTTTGGTTTCCTAGCTACAGGGGCTACCAGGAAGAATGTTTACTCTGGTAACAAATGCATTATGGGAGGAAGAGTGTCTGCAGGATTT TTTATGTGTATATCATACCTACTAAATCTGGTATGGATTGGTATGTTAGGAGTGGGCGTCGTCCCTGTTGTGGCGTACCTGATGGTGTCATCCAGGTGTGATAATAGTGTATACAACAAATATCAAACTGGTCAAGTTACATGTATCAATCTTAACCACTATG GAATTTATAGAAATCAAAGTTACATTGCTATTGGACAGTTGCCTCCAGGAAAAGAAAGTGTTTGTGACCCTAATGACTTGAGGAGGTTATGTGATAAG ATTGCTGAAGCAGGGCCTTTGTTTTGTGTGGCATGTGCTGGAGCTATTGTAATTATTATGGGAATG aCAAATTTTCTTCTAACCCTTGCCACAAACTACACAAGATTAAAGATCTCCAAAGAACTAACAGAGTACCGTGATGCTGTGGACATGGAAGAATTAGAACTTAACAGTCGAGATGGAGGATCAAGATGA